Proteins from one Arthrobacter sp. DNA4 genomic window:
- a CDS encoding Gfo/Idh/MocA family protein, with product MGFETKTIRIAMNGITGRMGYRQHLLRSILPIRDAGGFTLPDGTRVQVEPILVGRNEAKIRELAEKHKVSEWTTDLDAVINDPTVDVIFDASMTSLRAATLKKAMLTGKHIFTEKPTAETLEEAIELARIGKEAGVTAGVVHDKLYLPGLVKLRRLVDEGFFGRILSIRGEFGYWVFEGDIQAAQRPSWNYRKEDGGGMTTDMFCHWNYVLEGIIGQVKSVNAKTSTHIPARWDEAGNEYKATADDASYGIFELETPGGDQVVGQINSSWAVRVYRDELVEFQVDGTHGSAVVSLNKCVAQQRAHTPKPVWNPDLPVTESFRDQWQEVPANAELDNGFKLQWEEFLRDVVAGREHRFGLLSAARGVQLAELGLRSNDERRTIDIPEITL from the coding sequence ATGGGCTTCGAAACAAAGACAATCCGCATCGCCATGAACGGCATCACCGGCCGGATGGGCTACCGCCAGCACCTGCTGCGCTCCATCCTGCCGATTCGCGATGCAGGCGGCTTCACCCTCCCGGACGGCACCCGGGTCCAGGTTGAACCCATCCTGGTGGGCCGCAACGAGGCCAAAATCCGGGAACTGGCGGAAAAGCACAAGGTGTCCGAGTGGACCACGGACCTGGACGCCGTGATCAACGACCCCACGGTGGACGTCATCTTTGACGCCTCCATGACCAGCCTGCGCGCCGCCACCCTGAAGAAGGCGATGCTGACCGGCAAGCACATCTTCACCGAGAAGCCCACGGCCGAGACCCTCGAAGAAGCCATCGAGCTGGCCCGCATCGGCAAGGAGGCGGGCGTCACTGCCGGCGTCGTCCACGACAAGCTCTACCTCCCTGGCCTGGTCAAACTCCGCCGCCTGGTGGACGAGGGCTTCTTCGGCCGCATCCTCTCCATCCGCGGCGAGTTCGGCTACTGGGTATTCGAAGGCGACATCCAGGCCGCGCAGCGCCCGTCCTGGAACTACCGCAAGGAAGACGGCGGCGGAATGACCACGGACATGTTCTGCCACTGGAACTACGTCCTGGAGGGCATCATCGGCCAGGTCAAGAGCGTCAACGCCAAGACCTCCACCCACATCCCCGCCCGCTGGGACGAGGCAGGCAACGAGTACAAGGCCACCGCCGATGACGCCTCCTACGGCATCTTCGAACTCGAGACCCCGGGCGGCGACCAGGTGGTTGGCCAGATCAACTCCTCCTGGGCAGTGCGCGTCTACCGCGACGAACTTGTGGAATTCCAGGTGGACGGCACCCACGGTTCCGCTGTGGTAAGCCTGAACAAGTGCGTCGCCCAGCAGCGGGCCCACACCCCCAAGCCCGTGTGGAACCCGGACCTGCCCGTCACCGAATCCTTCCGCGACCAATGGCAGGAAGTTCCCGCCAACGCCGAACTGGACAACGGCTTCAAGCTGCAGTGGGAAGAGTTCCTCCGCGACGTTGTGGCCGGCAGGGAACACCGCTTCGGCCTGTTGTCCGCCGCCCGCGGCGTCCAGCTCGCCGAACTTGGCCTTCGCTCCAATGACGAACGCCGCACCATCGACATCCCGGAGATCACGCTCTGA